GTTCTTTGGCTTCAGCGGCAACTTCGTTCTTGATTTCGCCGGCAATGGCGACTCCATCTAACAGCTTGGCCACGTCTTTTTTGTCTCCATAACAATCGTACCGGGAACCGGGGTTGCCTGTTGTGCGTAAGAAAATGTCACAAAAGGGTTACAACTGGTTACTTCAAATGCTGCAACTCGATGGCCACAAAAGCGTCTAATCAAACAGGTGGTAGGAAGATCACGAAAGGAGCGGAGAGGCAGATGGCACAGGAGATAGAAAAGGGCATCGAGAAGTTCACTGAACAGGACCTCGCAGGCCTGCGGAACGACCTGTTGCAATCAGGGCTGGATAGCTGGCAGGCAGGGGAGCTGATTTCCAACTTCCTAATGGGTCGCGGCTATGGCGTATCGAATCAGGCGGCAAGGAATGCTGCCACACGCATTGAGTCCGCTTCCTGTTCGTTGGAGACCATGCAGCGCGAGTTGGAGCGCGTTGCTCTGGTGATGTAGTTCAAGATTGATGTTATGAAGTAAAAGCCCGCGACTTCGCGGGCTTTTCTTCGTTTTGAGAACAGATCTTTTTTATTCGTACTTCAGCGTGGTAACCGGGTCGAGTTCCGCGGCGCGACGCGCAGGTAACGTGCCGAAGATTACGCCAACGATGACCGATGTCAGCAGCGCAACCACGGCCGACATCCAGGAATGAGGGACCTTGACGGGTGTCAGGAAGGTGACAGTGAATGGAATTGCCAGGCCGATGACGGTGCCGACGACGCCGCCAGAGAGTGAGAGAAAGATACTCTCGGTGAGGAACTGCATCAGTATCTCGCGCCTGGTGGCGCCCAGGGCTTTTCGAATACCGATCTCCCGGATACGCGCCTGCACATTGGCCAGCATGGAGTTCATGATGCCCACACCACTCACGATGAGTGTGATGGCAGCAGCTAATGTGAGTACAATCGTCAGCATCGTGGCGATCTGAGCCATTACGTGTAGCACCTGCGTCAGGGTAAAGGCGGTATAGACGCTGGTGGGACGATGGCGCGACTTGATGATCTCAAGAATGCGCTTGGCGGCCGGCTCAACCTGGGAGCTGTTGGCTACGGTGAAGAAGATCTGCTTTACGCTGTCTGTGCCCTGGAAGTAGCGGGCGACTTGATAGGGGATCAGGATGGTCTGATCGCTGATCTCTGACTGACCGAATGTTTCGACACTTTCTTCAAAGACGCCGACGATCAGGAAGGGAATTCCGCTGACGGTCAGTGTGTTGCCGATGGCGCCTTCCGAGCCGCCGAAGAGAGAGCGCGCCAGAGACTTGACGATGACGGCCACCTTGGCGTGCGAGATGGCATCCTGATCGTCAAAGAAGCGGCCGCTCAGCACCTTCAGGTTGCGGACCTGTTTATATTGCGGCGAGACACCCAGAAGCATGGCGTCTTTGGTGAGGCCGCTTCCCATGCTGATGCGGTCATGGAACTCCAGCATCGGCGAGGAGGCGATGATGCCGGGCACGGCGGACTTAACCGCCTCCATATCGGCATTGGTCATAAAATCAGGGGTCGAGGTATTGTCAGGCCCGGCGACGCTGCCACCGTTGAACTGCATCTCGATCATGTTGGGGCCGATCGAGGAGATCAGGTTCAGGGCGTAGTCCTTGCCGGTAAGGCCCAGGGTGACGACCAGGATGATGGAGGCGGACCCGATCACCATGCCCAGCATAGTGAGCAGAAAGCGGGCTTTGCTGGCCTTAAAGCTATCAATGGCGAGGTTTATGGTCTCCGAGAACATCAAGGAGGTCTTGGCAGACTTCAGGGTGCTCTCAAAGGTCCTCGCCCGTTGCGCCGGGCGCGCCGGAGATGAAGCTACGGTGGCCATATCCTCTTCTCATTAGAGCACTTCTACCTGAAAAAGGAGCACGAAAAACGGGCGAAAATCGCACCCGGAGGGGTGGGCTTGGTATGCTAACCCTCAGCGCACCTGCCTCAAGCGGAGGGATGTGTGAGTGGTTGAAACAGGCGGTCTTGAAAACCGCTTTGGGCGAAAGTCCAACGGGGGTTCGAATCCCTCTCCCTCCGCCATAAGAAGCTTAAGTGCGTCCTGAGTTGCCCCGGGATTTTCGGGATTCTGCTCAGAAACCACCTTTCCGGCGCCCGCTTTGCTTTACACGACCAACAATCTAAGGATCAAGTCGACCCGAGTTGTTCTGCCTCCGGTCTTTCTGGAAGAAGAGATGCCCGTCACCGAGCGGGCCTCAGCTACCGTTTTTGACGCGCGTCGCCAGGTCGTCGAGGTTCTCGACGGCATCGACGATCGTCTTGTCGTGGTGGTCGGCCCCTGCTCGATTCACGACCCCGATGCCGCCCGTGAGTATGCCGGGCTGCTGCGCGAGGCGATTACGGAGCTCTCGGACGAGCTGATGATCGTGATGCGGCTCTACTTCGAGAAGCCGCGGACCACGGTCGGCTGGAAGGGTCTGATCAATGACCCGTATCTCGATGAGTCATTCCGCATCAATGACGGGCTTCGCATCGCTCGCCGCCTGCTGCTCGATCTGGCGGAGATGGGCGTGCCGGCAGGCACGGAGTTCCTGGATATGATCTCGCCGCAGTACGTGGCGGATCTTGTCAGCTGGGGCGCGATCGGAGCGCGTACGACGGAGAGCCAGGTGCATCGCCAGCTTGCCTCCGGACTCTCCTGCCCGGTTGGCTTCAAGAACGGCACCTCGGGCAATGTGCAGATCGCGATCGATGCGATTCTTTCGGCGAACCATCCACATACGTTCCTGGGAACCTCGGACACGGGCCAATCGGCGATTCTGCTGACATCGGGCAATCCGGACTGCCACATCATCCTGCGCGGCGGCCGGCAGACGACGAACTTCGATGCGGCCTCGGTTGCTTCTACGGCGGAGCAGATGGAAAAGGCCTGGGTCAAGCCGCGCATCATGATCGACTGCAGCCATGCGAACAGCGGTAAGGATCATCGCAAGCAGGGCGCTGTCTGCCGCGATGTTGCCGGGCAGATTGCAGCGGGCGACAGCCGCATCATGGGTGTGATGATCGAGAGCAATCTCGTCGCCGGGACGCAGCCGCTGGTGAATGGCAAGGCGCAGGTCTACGGGCAGAGCATCACGGACGCGTGTATCGACTGGGCCGAGACGCAGGTTCTGCTGCGTGATCTAGCGGTCGCTGTGCGTGAGCGCAGAGTGAAGAAGGGCGCGGCTCAGGCGGTAGCGGCTGCTGAGTAGGTTGCGAGCCCACTGGCTTGGGCTTCAGATCGTATCGTCAATTGACCGTGAAACTGGGTGACTCATCCATTGCATATCGGGGTCCCCGGCGAACTTGTTCGCTGGGGTGACTAGCAATGGGTGAGATATTTGAGCGTAGCCGAACCCGCTTGATCATTGCTCTATAGAGCGGGCCTTCAGCCCTGGTTATTCATATTTCGGCCAAGACCTGGGGCGTTGCCCCAGGCTGATATAGGACGCGCCTTCAGCGCTATAAACGGGGACTTCGTTGGTTGAAAGAGCAGGCTTCCCGTCCGCATAGGTCTCTTTGCCTAGCTTGGTCCTGTGAATGAAGTGAAAGAATACCTCCATCTCATTTCGGAGGCATTCGAACCCGTGACCAAGAACCTTATGCGCGTCGCACTGGCACTCCTGCTGGCTGCACCCTTCACCGCTCACGCCCAGAACAAGGCGGTCGACTTCAATCCGAAGATGCCATTCTCTGATGGCTACATCGCAGGGAACACGCTGTATGTCGCCGGGCAGCAGGGACCGGATGATCATGGCAAGGTAACCGGCACCACCATTGAGTTCCAGACGGAACGCACGATCGCTGCCATCCAGCGCGTTGTCGAGAAGGCCGGTTTCAAGATGACCGACCTGGTCAGTGTGACGGTATATGTGACCGACCTCAACGATGTGCCCAAGATGAACGAGGTCTATAAGCGCCTGATGCCCAACCCCAAGCCCGCTCGCGCGACGGTAAAGGTTGCCGGGCTGATCGGCGATGCCAAGATTGAGATCTCGGCGATTGCTGTGAAGCAGTAGACGAAATCGAGTTAAAAACGAACGGCAGCCCATCACGTGACGTGTGGGCTGCCGAAGTTATTGGGGTTACTTCCAGCCGCCGCCGAGTGCGGCGTAGAGCTGTACCAGCGTGAGTGCTTCGTTCTGCTGTGCGGTTACAAGATTGAGTTGAGCGTTGTAGAGATTGGTGTCGTTGGTTAGTACTTCCAGGTAGGCTGTGGAGCCGCCCTGGTAGCGCATGCGCGCGAGGCGGACGGCGTCTTCGGCCGAGGCTACCAGCTTCTGCTGCTGTTCGCGTGTAGCCTTCGTCTTGTTCATCGCGATGAGGGCGTTGGAGACGTCGCGCAGGGCTCCGGCGATGGTCTGCTGGTAGCTGATGACGAGCTCTTTCTGCTGCTCTTGCGAGAGCTGCAGTTGGCCGCGCAGTTTGCCACCCATGAAGAGCGGTTGTGAGAGTTGGCCGATGCCGTAGATGGTGCGGCTGTCGGTGCTGAAGATGTTGCTCAGGCTGTCGCCGCCCACACCGGCGGAGCCGGTGATGGTGAGCGTTGGGAAGAACTGCGCGCGAGCGATGCCGATCTGTGCGTTGGCTGCGATCAACTGTGTCTCAGCCTCCTGGATGTCCGGACGGCGCTCGAGGAGTTGCGAGGGCATGCCCACGGGAACGTCCTGCGGCGGCGGAGCCAGTATGTTGTCCGCGTGGCGGGCGACGGGACCGGGGTTGCGGCCCAGGAGAATGCTCAACGAGTTCTCCTGTTGCGCAATCTGTTGTTCGAGCTGCGGGATCTGTGCCGTTGCAGTGTAAAGAAGCTGTTCGGCCTGGCGCTGGTCAGAGAGCGGAGCAGAACCGGCATTGGTCAGCGTCGAGGTGAGCTTTAACGACTCTTCGCGCGCCTTGACGGTCTGCCTCGTGATCTCGAGCTCGTGGTCAAGAGCTCGCAACTGCAGATACGAGGTGGTGATCTGTTGCACGAGGGTGACGCGCACAGCACGCTCTGCCCAGACCTGATTCAGCAACTTCGCACGCTGCACGTCGGTTTGTTTGCGGTAGAGTCCCCAGAAGTCCGGAACCCAGCTAATGCCGAGGTTCAGACCGCCAAAAGCCAGTGGGCTGGAGATGTTGCCGATCGACGATGGGATATCGGCGCCGATGCCGTTGCCGCCCGCGGTGATCTGCGGGAACTGTCCGGCGCGGGTGATCTTTACCTGTGCCTGCTGCTCCAGGATGCGTTGCGCGGCGATGCGGACGTCGAAGCTGTTGCCCATGGCTTCTTTGATCAGGGTCTGCAGCTCCGGCTCCTGGAAGACCTCGGGCCATGTCTTATCGCCCAGCGATGCCTGCGTGTTGGTGGCGACCTGCGACTCATCAGCTCCGCGGAATGCTTCCGGAGCCTGATAGGCAGGGCGCTTGTACTTTGGCCCGACGTTGCAGCCAGTCAGCAGTGTAAGTGCGATGGCGCCTGCGAGCAGGGGTGCGATTACCTTCTGACGAGTGGATCTCATGCGTGCTCTCCCTCGGCCGGAAGGCCAGGTGCAGCGGAGCCCTCGGTATCGTGCGGCTCTACCGGATGTGTGCTGTCCATGGTGGTGTCTTTTCGGCCCTTGATGAAGCGGAGCGAGAGATACTCCACGACACTGAAGGTGGTTGGAATCATCAGCACGCCGATAACGGTCGAGAGCAGCGTTCCGCCGATGACGACGGTGCCCAGAATGCGGCGCGATGCCGCGCCCGAGCCGGTCGCGATCCAGAGCGGAGCGCAACCGAAGACGAAGGCGAGTGCTGTCATCACGATGGGGCGGAAGCGCAGCCGGGCTGCATTCAATGCGGCTTCGGCGATGCTCTGTCCCTTCTCGTAGTTCGCCTTGGCGAACTCGACGATAAGGATGGCGTTCTTCGCAGAGAGACCGATCAACATGATCAGACCGATAGTCGCGAAGATGTCGTTCTCGAATGAACGCATATTCAGGGCAAGATAGGCGCCTAGAATTGCGACCGGTGTGCTGAGCAGCACGCTGAAGGGAAGCGTCCAGCTCTCATACAGCGCTGCAAGAATAAGGAAGACGAAGAGGATCGAGAGCGAGAAGACGGCCCACGACGGAACGCCCTGTTCGGCCTGACGCTCCTGGAAGGTCATGCCCTGGTAGTCGTAACCCATGCCTTCGGGCATCGATTCTTTGAAGGCTTCTTCCAATGCATGCCGTACCTGCGCGGAGCTGTAGCCAGGTTTGCCGGCTACGTTCAACTGTGCTGCTCCGTATTCGTTGAAGCGCAGAATGAACTCCGGTCCGGTAATCTGCTTGGTCTTCACCAGGGCAGATAGCGGTACCTGGCTGCCATTCACACTGCGGACGTAGAACTGGCTGATGTTCTGGATCCGCGTGCGCGATTCGCCTTCGGCTTCCACGTAGGTCTGCCATTGGCGGCCGAAGCGATTGAAGTAGTTCACCAGGTAGCCGCCCATGAAGGTCTGCATGGTGGAGTAGACATCGCCCAGATTGACCTGCTGCTGCAACACACGCTCGCGGTCGACGTCGACATAGAGCTGAGGCACCGCGGGCAGATACGACGGAATCACCGCGGCGATCTCAGGCCGCTTCTGCGCGGCTCCGAGGAAGGCGACGAGGTTTTTCGTCAGGAACATAGGATCGTCTTTGCCGGAGCGATCCTGCAGGATCATGGTGACGCCGCCCGATGTACCGATACCAGGAATGGCCGGCGGTGGGAAGGAGAAGGCGATGCCATCGCTCAGGCCGCCGATGGCCTTCTGGATGTTGGCCTGAATGCCGGCAACCTGCTCCTCCTTGCTCTTGCGCTCTTCCCACGGCTTCAGGGAGACGAAGAAGAAGGCGGTGTTGGTGCTTTGTGTCTGCGTCAGCAGGCTGAAGCCGTTGACGCCGATCACGCCCTTGATGCCGGGGATCTTCATCAGCGAGTCGGTGATCTGCTGCGCTGCGGCGTCCGTGCGTTGCAGCGAAGAAGCATCGGGCAACTGCAGGGCCATGTAGAGGTAGCCCTGGTCTTCTTCCGGAATGAAGCCGCCAGGCAGGCGAGCCCCGATCAGCATGGCTGCGCCCGCAACCACAACCAGCAGGACCATGGTGAAGGCTGACTTGTGCAGCATCAGGCTTGACGTGGAGACGTACTTCTCCGTGGTGCGTCCGAATAGGCGATTGAAGCCATCGAAGAAGCGGCGCAGCGGTCCACGTGCACCTTCCTTCTTCGGCTTGAGCAGCAGAGACGCAAGGGCGGGGCTGAGCGTCAGTGCGTTGAAGGCCGAGATCAGTACTGAGATCGCAATGGTGATAGCGAATTGTTGATACAGCCGGCCGGTGATACCGGGGATGGCTGCGGTGGGGATGAAGACGGCGGCAAGAATCAGAGCGATGGCGACGACCGGGCCGGAGACCTCTTCCATGGCGCGATAGGTCGCTTCCTTGGGAGAGAGGCCCTGGTCCATCAGGTGCTCGACGGCTTCCACAACGATGATGGCGTCGTCGACGACCAGACCGATCGCAAGCACCAGACCGAAGAGGGAGAGTGTGTTGATAGAAAAGCCGAGCAGCGGAAAGATGATGAAGGTACCGATCAGCGAGACAGGTACGGCCATCAGCGGGATGAGGGTTGCTCGCCATCCCTGCAGGAAGATGAAGGTCACGATGATGACCAGCACCAGGGCTTCTACCAGGGTTTCGGTGATCTCGTGGATGCCGGCGGTGACCGCCAGCGTGGTATCCAGCGGGACATCGTAGGTGAGTCCCTGCGGGAAGTTCTTCGACAGCTCATCCATGCGCTTGCGGACACCGGCGGCGACTTCGACCGCGTTCGATCCGGGAAGCTGATAGATGGCCATAACGCCTGAGGGCGCGTTGTTGTAGCGGGCAGTCAGGTTGTAGATCTGAGTGCCGAGCTCGATGCGGGCGACATCCTTCAGATGAAGGATCGACCCATCGGCATTGGCGCGGACAACGATGTTCCCGAACTCGTCTGCCGTGGTGAGACGGCCCTGCGAGCGTACGGTGTAGGTGAACTGCTGTCCGTTCGGAACAGGTTCTCCGCCGATCTGGCCGGCAGGATGCACGCTGTTCTGTGTCTGCAGTGCGTTGATGACCTCAGGGACGGTGACACCGAGTTTGGCCAACTGGTCCGGCTTCACCCATACGCGCATGGCGTATTGTCCGCCGAAGATCTGCACACGCGAGACACCTTTGACGCGCGCGATCTCATCCTGCAGGTTGATGATGCCGTAGTTGGTGAGGAACTGCGCGTCGTACTTATTCGTAGGAGAGTTGAGGCTGACCAGCATCAGCGGTGAGGTCAGCGCCTTCTGCACGGTGACGCCCGAGGTATTCACCTCACTGGGCAATTGCGACTGTGCCTGAGAGACGCGGAGCTGAGAGAGAATCTGGTCGGTGTCGGCGTTTGTCTTGACGTCGAAGTCAACGTATAGCGAGGTCTGCCCGTTGTTCGCGTTGACTGAGGACATGTAGATCATGTTGTCGACGCCGTTCATCTGCTGTTCGAGCGGCGTGGCAACGGCTTGTTGCAGTGTTTTGGCGTCGGCGCCGGGATAGGTGGCCTGCACCAGGATCTCGGGCGGAACAATGTTGGGATATTGCGATGTCGGCAGGGTGAACATTGACACCAGTCCGATCACCACGGTGATGATGGCGATTACGATAGCCACGATGGGCCGGCGGATGAAGAACTTTGACACGGTTACCTCCCGGCCGGCTGAATCGAAGCGGATGTTTGCAGTTCAGTGACGTGAGGAGCAACGGGTGCGCCCTCGCGGAGCTTCTGCAGGTTGTCGGTAATCACCTTCGCTCCTGCAGGAATGCCACTCTCGACCACCCAGTTGTTGCCGTACTGCGGTCCGAGTTTCACCGCCGCAGCGTGGACCTTGCCGTCGTCTCCAGCGAGATAGACCTGCTGGATGCCCTGAATCTCAGCGACTGCCGTTTGAGGAATCAGGATGGCGTTGTGCTGAATCTGCGTTTCGGCGTGCACGCGGCCAAACTGACCAGGGCGAAGCACATTGCCGGGGTTGGCGAAGGAAGCGGCGACGCGAATCGCGCCAGTCTGTGCGTTCATTTGGCGATCGACGAAGACGATGTGTCCCTTCTCGGTATAGGTCTCACCGTTGGAGAGCACTAGTGTCAGGGGAATCTTCGAGGTGCCATTCAGAAGGTCGCTGCTACCGTTGGCGCTGTGATGCGTAAGTGCCAGGTACTCGGCGTCGCTGATGGCGAAGTAGACCTTGATGGGATTGAGCTGTGAGACCGAGGTCAGCACTGAGGTGGGGCCTACCAGGTTGCCTACCTGCGTGGTGGCCTGTCCGGCAACACCGGAGATCAGCGAGCGCACCTGCGTCCATCCCAGGTTCAATTTGGCGGTTTCGACCGAGGCCTCCGCAGACTTTACGGAGGCTTGTGCCTGTGCCATCTGCTGCAGCTCGTTGTCGAGCTGGCTCTGCGCGATTGCCTTGGCCTCGGCTAGCGGCGTGTCACGTTTTACATTGATCTGGGAAAGTTGTAACTGCGCCTTGGCCTGTCCCAGGTTTCCTTCTGCCTGATCGAGTGAGGCCTGGAAGGGACGAGGGTCTATCTCGAAGAGGACCTGTCCCTGTGCCACCGGGGCGCCTTCGCGATAGTTCTGCTTGATTAGATATCCACTCACCTGGGGCTGGATCTGGGTATTCACATAGCCGTCCAGAGTGCCGACCCACTCGCCGGTAAGAGGAACGTCTGCGCCGCGGGCGATGATAGCCGAAACCGGCAGCGGGCCTATTGAGGTCTGGGGTGTTGCTTCGCTCTTTTTCGCACAGCCGGAGAGCAGTACCGCACCCAATAGAGCAGCCGCGGGAAGTGCCCCATGCTGCATTCGTTTTCTAGTAGTCTCGTTCATCCACTTTCACCTTTTGAGGGATCGCCGTTCCAAATCCGGGCTCGGTTCTTTGAATTTCCGATGTACGAAAAATTCATACATGGATGTATCATTTGAGTAGATTGGCCGGAAGCGATGAAAGATGCAGGAAAAAAGCAGGCAGCCTCACGGGTGGTGCAACGGCAGGCACGGGCGCTGAAAACCAGGGCCGATCTGATGCAGGCGGCGCGCAAGGTATTTGCGAAATCAGGTTTTGAGCAGGCCCGGCTCGAAGACATTGCACGTCTCGCAGGGAAGACGCGTGGGGCTTTTTACGCGAATTTCAAAGACAAGGAAGAGGTCTTTTTCGCCCTCTTCGAAGGAAGTCTTGAAGAAGACCGTGGTGTGCTGCATGAGGCCCTGAAGCGCTGCACCTCTATGAAGCAGCGGTTGCAAGTGTTCAGTAAGCATCTTGTGGAGGTGATCCACGACAGGGAACTCATCCTGCTGCATATTGAGTTCAAGACGTATGCGATCCGCAATCCGAAGCGGAAGCGTTTGGCGGAGCTGCTTACGAAGATGGTTGATCAATATGTGGCGCGCGAGGTGGGATCATTGATTCCCGCCCTTCAGAATGCGGATGCGCGCAGTGTTGTTTCTGGTGTGATCGATGGGCTGGCGTTGAATGTACTGTTCGATCCCGAACCGCCGTCTGATGCGGTGTTGGAGCAGGTTATCTTTGCGGTGCTGCAGCAGGTTGTGGGGAAAGCGTGATCGCACCTAGGGTGGGAGCAGCGGGCTTCAGCCCGCTGATAAGTATCCTCTAAACAAATGGGCTTTAGCCCTGGGCCTTCCTTCAAATCAGAAAAAGGCCCAGGGCTAAAGCCCATTTCTTACAAAGCGGATAAACCGTGGGCTGAAAGCCCACGGCTCCCACCTACTACCCTACGTGCCGCAGAAGGTTTTGCTGACGTACTCTTCGGGGCGGGCGGGAGTTGCGTAGGGTTCGAGACCTGGCCGTTCGTCGTAGGGTTGCGCTAGAACTTGCAGCAGATCTTCGAAGGGTTGGAAGTCCTGCTTCTCGGTTGCTGCTTCCAGCGCTGCCTCCACCAGGTGATTGCGCGGGATGTAGATGGGGTTGGTGCGGCGCATCAGCGCAGCGCGCTCTTCAGGTGAGAGATTCTCCTGCGCCAGGCGTTGGCGCCAGCGTGGCTCCCACTCGTCGAATGCGGCCGGGCTGGTGAACATGGAACGGACGCCGGCATTGCCTTCCGCGCCGGCGGCTGCATCGCAGAGACGCCGGAAGGTCAGCGTGTAGTCCGCCCGTTGTTCCATCATGCGATTGAGCAAATCCTCGATCAGGCTTGTGTCGCTCTCCTGCTCTGTTGTCAGGCCCAACTTCCGCCGCATGCCTGTGTTCAGCGCGGCTTCATAGTGTTTGCCGAACTGCTCCAGCGATTCGTAGGCGGAGGCGAGGCCGGCTTCATCGCCGCCTTCTTCTTCCACCAGGAGGGGAAGGATCGTCTCTGCGAGACGCGCCAGGTTCCAGTGCATCGCGTTTGGCTGGTTGCTGTAGGAATAGCGGCCCTGATGGTCGATCGAACTGAAGACCGTGCGCGGATGGTAGGCCTCCATGAAGGCGCATGGACCGTAGTCGATAGTCTCTCCGGAGATCGACGTATTGTCCGTATTCATCACGCCGTGAATGAAGCCGAGCAGCATCCACTGGGCTACAAGTTTTGCCTGGCGGGTGACGACTCCGTCCAGGAAGGCCCGGTAGCGGCGGGTTGCGGTAGCCGCCTCCGAATAATGCCGTTCGATGGCATAGTCGGCGAGTCGGCGGAGGGCGGCAACATCTCCCTGTGCGAAGAAGTACTGAAAGGTTCCAACACGGAGATGGCTTGCCGCGACGCGCGTCAGTACGGCTCCGGGGAGCACAGTCTCACGAAAGACAGCCTGGCCAGTGGTGACTGCGGCGAGCGATCGCGTTGTCGGCACACCTAATGTGGCCATAGCTTCGCTGACGATGTATTCCCGCAGGACCGGTCCGATTGCCGCGCGTCCATCGCCATTGCGCGAGAAGGGCGTGCGGCCCGAGCCTTTGAGCTGAATGTCATAGCGAATACCGTCCCGTCCCACAACCTCGCCGAGTAGGTTTGTCCTGCCATCGCCGAGCTGCCGCACAAAGTATCCGAACTGGTGGCCGGCATAGGCCATCGCGAGAGGCTCTGAGCCCTCAGCGACACGACTGCCTGCAAGTACAGCGACGCCCTCCGGGCTGGCCAGGGCTTCGGCATCCAATCCCAGCAGGTCGGCGAGTTGGAGGTTCAGCTTCACCAGCCGCGGAGTGGTGACTGGCGTGGGTGCAACCCGTGCGTAGAAGTTCTCCGGCAGCCGGGCATAGCTGTTCGCAAAGGGAATGCGAAGTGGCTTCAGGTCGCGATCCTCGGTCAGGCTCATCGTTCTATTTTCCCCGATCTGTGGCGAACGTGTTTTCATCGGAGTATGGTGCAACGCCGGGCAGGCAAGTTAAGCAGGCAGGGAGGTCCGGATGCGCCGCTCTATCGGGTTGCTCTTGTCATTGAAACCTCTACGCAGTTTGGCCGCACGCTGCTTGGCGGGATTGCGCAGTATATCCGCGAGACCGGGCCGTGGTCAGTGCTGTTTACGGACAGAGCCGTGAATGATGCTCCGCCAGCGTGGCTGTGCGATGCCAGGGTGGACGGCATTATCACCCGCGTTCCATCGCCGGCTATTCGCGAGATTGTGACCCGTAAGGGCGTTCCGGTGGTCGATCTGAACGAACAGACCGCCGATCTGGGTATTCCGCAGATCTCCAACGACCACTCCGCCGTCTCCCGCATGGCCGCGGATCATCTGTTGAAACGCGGCTACCAGAACTTCGCTTTCATTGGCCACTCCGGACATTCCTGGTCTGATGAGCGTGAACGTACCTTCGCCCGCATCCTGCGTACGAAAGGCTACCGCTGTTCCACATACGCGGACAGCAGACTGCAGGTCTCGGAGCTGCGGGAAGGTGTATGGAACACGGAACTGGATGCCCTGGTGCAGTGGGTGGCAAATCTGCCCAAACCGATTGGCATCATGGCCAGTACTGACTTTCGCGGATTGCAGGTGCTTACGGCCTGCCGCGTGGCAGGCATTGCTGTCCCAGAGACAGCCGCGGTTGTCGGTGTTGGAGCGGATGATATTGCCTGTGCCTTGTCGGACCCTCCGCTTTCGAGTGTCGTGCTGGATGCGTGGCGCATGGGGTATGAGGCCGCACATCTGCTTGACAGAATGATGCGTGGGGCGAAGATCCATCCGGGGTTTCAGAAGAGAATTCCACCGGTCGAGGTCTCGGTGCGGCGCTCGACCGACGGTATCGCCATCTCCGATCCGCTGGTGGCAAAGGCTGCCCGCTTTATTCAGGATCGCGTCACCTATGCAACACAGGTGAATGATGTGGTGCGATACGTCGGTGTTTCCGGGACGACGCTGCAGACGCGCTTTCGCAAAGAGCTGGGTAAATCCATTCACGATGTGATTCTGGAAACGCGGCTTCGCAGAGTGAGAGAGTTGCTGACGGAAACCGACCTGCCCTTAGCTGAAGTGGCATCGCGCTGTGGGTTCCGGCACATGGAATACCTTACCCAGATGATGAAGCTGCGCACCGGCTGGACTCCGGGACAGTACCGTAAACAGCACACCGTAGTGGGGCGCAAAGGGCATTCCTGAGCGTTGAAAATCTTATCTCGATAAGAAAACGAGTAGTTTTCGACAGGCGGATATCGCGCATAAAACCAAAGAATGAATGGGATTAGAGGCGTGTTACCGGTTGTTTTGGGATTCCTTTGTAAACCTTAAAAATAATCTCGCATTCACAAACGCTGGAAGCCGGTTGGATAGTCTGCGCTCATCGCCGCTACAGGAAGCGCTTTTGAGCATCGTTCGCATGCTCCGGCAGTGTGCCTTGTCTGGGATCGCAAGGCGCGCGCACGTATCAGAGAAAAGCTCCGGATGGCAGGCAGACAAGGAAAAGACCTATGCCACG
This genomic window from Terriglobus albidus contains:
- a CDS encoding efflux RND transporter permease subunit, which gives rise to MSKFFIRRPIVAIVIAIITVVIGLVSMFTLPTSQYPNIVPPEILVQATYPGADAKTLQQAVATPLEQQMNGVDNMIYMSSVNANNGQTSLYVDFDVKTNADTDQILSQLRVSQAQSQLPSEVNTSGVTVQKALTSPLMLVSLNSPTNKYDAQFLTNYGIINLQDEIARVKGVSRVQIFGGQYAMRVWVKPDQLAKLGVTVPEVINALQTQNSVHPAGQIGGEPVPNGQQFTYTVRSQGRLTTADEFGNIVVRANADGSILHLKDVARIELGTQIYNLTARYNNAPSGVMAIYQLPGSNAVEVAAGVRKRMDELSKNFPQGLTYDVPLDTTLAVTAGIHEITETLVEALVLVIIVTFIFLQGWRATLIPLMAVPVSLIGTFIIFPLLGFSINTLSLFGLVLAIGLVVDDAIIVVEAVEHLMDQGLSPKEATYRAMEEVSGPVVAIALILAAVFIPTAAIPGITGRLYQQFAITIAISVLISAFNALTLSPALASLLLKPKKEGARGPLRRFFDGFNRLFGRTTEKYVSTSSLMLHKSAFTMVLLVVVAGAAMLIGARLPGGFIPEEDQGYLYMALQLPDASSLQRTDAAAQQITDSLMKIPGIKGVIGVNGFSLLTQTQSTNTAFFFVSLKPWEERKSKEEQVAGIQANIQKAIGGLSDGIAFSFPPPAIPGIGTSGGVTMILQDRSGKDDPMFLTKNLVAFLGAAQKRPEIAAVIPSYLPAVPQLYVDVDRERVLQQQVNLGDVYSTMQTFMGGYLVNYFNRFGRQWQTYVEAEGESRTRIQNISQFYVRSVNGSQVPLSALVKTKQITGPEFILRFNEYGAAQLNVAGKPGYSSAQVRHALEEAFKESMPEGMGYDYQGMTFQERQAEQGVPSWAVFSLSILFVFLILAALYESWTLPFSVLLSTPVAILGAYLALNMRSFENDIFATIGLIMLIGLSAKNAILIVEFAKANYEKGQSIAEAALNAARLRFRPIVMTALAFVFGCAPLWIATGSGAASRRILGTVVIGGTLLSTVIGVLMIPTTFSVVEYLSLRFIKGRKDTTMDSTHPVEPHDTEGSAAPGLPAEGEHA
- a CDS encoding efflux RND transporter periplasmic adaptor subunit; translation: MNETTRKRMQHGALPAAALLGAVLLSGCAKKSEATPQTSIGPLPVSAIIARGADVPLTGEWVGTLDGYVNTQIQPQVSGYLIKQNYREGAPVAQGQVLFEIDPRPFQASLDQAEGNLGQAKAQLQLSQINVKRDTPLAEAKAIAQSQLDNELQQMAQAQASVKSAEASVETAKLNLGWTQVRSLISGVAGQATTQVGNLVGPTSVLTSVSQLNPIKVYFAISDAEYLALTHHSANGSSDLLNGTSKIPLTLVLSNGETYTEKGHIVFVDRQMNAQTGAIRVAASFANPGNVLRPGQFGRVHAETQIQHNAILIPQTAVAEIQGIQQVYLAGDDGKVHAAAVKLGPQYGNNWVVESGIPAGAKVITDNLQKLREGAPVAPHVTELQTSASIQPAGR
- a CDS encoding TetR/AcrR family transcriptional regulator gives rise to the protein MKDAGKKQAASRVVQRQARALKTRADLMQAARKVFAKSGFEQARLEDIARLAGKTRGAFYANFKDKEEVFFALFEGSLEEDRGVLHEALKRCTSMKQRLQVFSKHLVEVIHDRELILLHIEFKTYAIRNPKRKRLAELLTKMVDQYVAREVGSLIPALQNADARSVVSGVIDGLALNVLFDPEPPSDAVLEQVIFAVLQQVVGKA